From Mesomycoplasma dispar, a single genomic window includes:
- the rplS gene encoding 50S ribosomal protein L19 — translation MQSRLIEIVESSQLRQFPQFQPGDNVRVHFKIQEGNKTRIQIFEGLVIKFKKNGLSSSFVVRKISHGVGVERTFLLHSPLVDKIEVVRSNKVRRAKLYYMKQRSGKSARLKEIKRKELKAQ, via the coding sequence ATGCAATCAAGATTGATAGAAATTGTCGAATCAAGTCAACTTCGTCAGTTTCCGCAATTTCAACCTGGTGATAATGTTCGTGTTCACTTTAAAATTCAAGAAGGGAACAAAACTCGGATTCAAATTTTCGAGGGTCTTGTAATAAAATTCAAAAAAAATGGATTATCATCAAGTTTTGTAGTTCGAAAAATTTCTCACGGAGTTGGAGTTGAAAGAACTTTTTTACTTCATTCACCACTTGTTGACAAAATTGAAGTTGTTCGTTCTAATAAAGTTCGTCGCGCTAAATTATATTATATGAAACAGCGTTCTGGAAAATCAGCACGTCTAAAAGAAATTAAGCGAAAAGAATTAAAAGCACAATAA
- the topA gene encoding type I DNA topoisomerase translates to MEKLIIVESPNKINTISSYLDSTYKVTACVGHITNLAKTGKHGLGIDVSTWTPSYVIDKTKKKTITEIKKLAKKAKTVIIATDADREGEAIGSSLVEYLEIADKYQRIKYNEITKTAILHALENPGELNQNLINSQQTRRMLDRIIGFRLTALLKSKIKNPPKNPAAGRVQSFGLKLIVDREREIRAFKPETYFNLLIELSDENKDTFEVNYYNSKNDSKKADWINSETDLTEIINEIKEKPYLILDKINRSEKKDPKITPLKQATVFKKMSQFSSSAVSLSLQKLYEGFGDYGLISYPRTDSTRLSQTFLEKGKEFIVKNFGENYFAKTIKGFAGDQDAHEAIRPTNLELTPELAKEKYPLTAIDFQIYQLIYRTTIEAMMEVPVRKITRLTFQSPSKKHLFTYSYSEFIFDGYYKATELPILKFKPEFKSLDQLIDTEFAVSEKFEKSIKSSKHETKPPAHFNDGTLIEKLDDEKVGRPSTFAVSVKKLKDHLYVDSESKSLILSEFGEIVYDNLAKISPDIIEAKFTANVEEELDLIAQGKQDYKQYLDSMWSKIENIINDAEAIEKVVMEIQSTGEKCPQCDSDLVYRYNRKTSQRFIGCSSFPKCRFLKPDPDAKKVYRFYAKNAKKNSK, encoded by the coding sequence GTGGAAAAGTTAATAATTGTCGAATCACCAAATAAAATCAACACAATTTCGTCCTACCTTGATTCAACTTACAAAGTTACTGCTTGCGTTGGTCATATCACAAATTTAGCAAAAACTGGAAAACACGGATTAGGAATTGATGTTAGCACTTGAACTCCATCTTATGTAATTGATAAAACTAAAAAGAAAACAATTACCGAAATTAAAAAATTAGCAAAAAAAGCTAAAACAGTAATAATCGCAACCGATGCTGATCGCGAAGGTGAAGCAATTGGTTCATCGCTTGTTGAGTATTTAGAAATTGCTGATAAATATCAGCGAATTAAATATAACGAAATTACCAAAACGGCAATTCTGCACGCTCTTGAAAACCCAGGTGAACTTAATCAAAACCTTATAAATTCACAGCAAACAAGACGAATGTTAGACCGAATAATCGGTTTTCGTCTTACGGCATTGTTAAAATCTAAGATTAAAAATCCGCCAAAAAATCCAGCGGCAGGTCGTGTTCAGTCTTTTGGTTTAAAGTTGATTGTTGATCGTGAAAGAGAAATTCGGGCATTTAAACCAGAAACTTATTTCAATTTGTTAATTGAACTTAGCGATGAAAACAAAGATACTTTTGAAGTCAATTATTATAATTCTAAAAATGATTCAAAAAAGGCAGACTGAATTAATTCAGAGACTGATCTTACTGAAATCATTAACGAAATTAAAGAAAAACCTTATTTAATTTTAGATAAAATCAATCGATCAGAAAAGAAAGATCCGAAAATAACACCTTTAAAACAAGCGACTGTTTTCAAAAAAATGTCGCAATTTTCGTCTTCTGCAGTTTCACTTTCATTGCAAAAACTATACGAAGGTTTCGGTGATTATGGTCTAATTTCTTATCCAAGAACTGATTCTACTCGTCTTAGCCAAACTTTTCTCGAAAAAGGGAAAGAATTTATTGTTAAAAATTTTGGCGAAAATTATTTTGCAAAAACAATTAAAGGTTTTGCTGGCGACCAAGATGCCCACGAAGCGATTAGACCAACAAATTTAGAATTAACTCCGGAATTAGCAAAAGAAAAATACCCACTAACAGCGATTGATTTCCAAATTTATCAGTTAATTTATCGAACCACAATTGAAGCGATGATGGAAGTACCAGTTCGAAAAATTACCCGACTTACATTTCAAAGCCCTTCAAAAAAACATTTATTTACTTACAGTTATTCAGAATTTATTTTCGATGGTTACTACAAAGCGACAGAATTACCAATTTTGAAATTCAAGCCTGAATTTAAGTCATTAGATCAATTAATTGATACCGAATTTGCTGTTAGCGAAAAATTTGAAAAATCAATAAAATCGTCAAAGCACGAGACAAAACCGCCTGCACATTTTAATGATGGAACACTAATTGAAAAATTAGATGATGAAAAAGTTGGTCGTCCTTCAACTTTTGCAGTTTCAGTTAAAAAACTAAAAGATCATTTATACGTTGATTCTGAGTCAAAATCATTAATTTTAAGTGAATTTGGTGAAATTGTCTATGATAATCTTGCAAAAATTTCCCCTGATATAATCGAGGCTAAATTTACCGCCAACGTTGAAGAAGAACTTGACTTAATTGCGCAAGGAAAACAAGATTATAAACAATATCTTGATTCAATGTGATCAAAAATTGAAAACATTATTAACGACGCCGAAGCAATTGAAAAAGTGGTAATGGAAATTCAATCTACCGGTGAAAAATGTCCGCAATGTGATTCTGATTTAGTTTATCGTTATAATCGCAAAACAAGTCAACGATTTATCGGATGTAGTAGTTTTCCAAAGTGTCGTTTTTTAAAACCTGATCCTGATGCAAAAAAAGTTTACCGCTTTTATGCAAAAAATGCTAAAAAAAATAGTAAATAA
- a CDS encoding CTP synthase → MTKFIFVTGGVLSGIGKGVSVASVANLLKSCGYSVYILKLDPYLNVDPGVLSPYEHGEVFVTADGGETDLDLGHYERFVAQNFSKDSNHTSGKILLSIIEKERKGFYQGKTVQIIPHVIDEIILRIKNVANKYQSDFVLVEIGGTVGDMESNPFYFAASQMAAESNFKNVFFIHTTYIPYLFASGEFKTKPAQFSIAKLNSRGIRANAIFLRLENEKMEEHVAKKVAKSAFLPLENIIIIPNLNNIYQLPLLLEKTNLLNSIFSHFQLEFRQPKLEKWREFTKLLLKKWDKTLKIAALGKYTQFLDAYKSILEAFKISAAYQKINLELEFFDTAKQDFSVEILKNFQGIIILPGFGFRGFENKVEAAIFSYQNNIPTIGICLGMQAMTVAIARLNGIKNAHSAEFLAEKPDQISVLDYNKTDGSKLQIGGTLRLGEYKVIFAENSKIAKIYGKSFAFERHRHRFEVVKKYLDKLENSDFSFSGRDSITDLIEVCESKSHIFYIGVQYHPEFVARPLDPHPLFNSFLKAIIEKVD, encoded by the coding sequence ATGACTAAATTTATTTTTGTTACTGGTGGAGTTTTATCCGGAATTGGTAAAGGTGTATCAGTTGCTTCTGTTGCAAATTTATTAAAAAGTTGTGGTTATTCTGTTTATATTTTAAAATTAGATCCATACTTGAATGTTGATCCGGGAGTTTTATCACCTTATGAGCACGGTGAAGTTTTTGTTACCGCTGATGGTGGTGAAACTGATTTGGATTTAGGGCATTACGAAAGATTTGTTGCCCAAAATTTTTCAAAAGATTCTAATCATACAAGTGGTAAAATTTTACTTTCAATAATTGAAAAAGAGAGAAAAGGGTTTTATCAGGGGAAAACTGTTCAAATAATTCCGCATGTTATTGATGAAATTATTTTGCGGATTAAAAATGTAGCAAATAAATATCAAAGTGATTTTGTTTTAGTAGAAATTGGTGGTACAGTTGGCGACATGGAATCAAATCCATTTTATTTTGCCGCATCACAAATGGCTGCTGAGTCAAATTTTAAAAATGTTTTTTTTATCCACACAACTTACATTCCCTATTTGTTTGCATCTGGCGAGTTCAAAACCAAACCGGCACAGTTTTCAATTGCAAAATTAAATTCGCGTGGAATTCGTGCAAATGCGATTTTTCTCCGTCTTGAAAACGAAAAAATGGAAGAGCATGTTGCTAAAAAAGTAGCAAAAAGTGCCTTTTTGCCATTAGAAAATATTATCATCATCCCTAATCTTAACAATATTTACCAGCTTCCACTTTTACTTGAAAAAACCAATTTATTAAATTCGATATTTTCTCATTTTCAATTAGAATTTCGCCAGCCAAAGTTGGAAAAATGGCGAGAATTTACTAAATTATTGTTAAAAAAGTGGGATAAAACACTAAAAATTGCCGCACTTGGAAAATATACCCAGTTCCTTGATGCCTATAAGTCAATTTTAGAAGCTTTCAAAATTTCGGCAGCTTATCAAAAAATCAATCTTGAATTAGAATTTTTTGATACTGCAAAACAGGATTTTTCAGTCGAAATACTTAAAAATTTTCAAGGAATAATAATTCTTCCCGGATTTGGTTTTCGCGGATTTGAAAACAAAGTAGAAGCGGCAATTTTTAGTTATCAAAATAATATTCCCACAATCGGAATTTGTCTTGGGATGCAAGCAATGACAGTTGCAATTGCAAGGTTAAATGGAATTAAAAATGCACATTCTGCTGAATTTCTAGCCGAAAAACCAGATCAGATTAGTGTTCTTGATTATAATAAAACCGATGGTTCAAAATTACAAATCGGTGGAACTCTGCGACTTGGCGAGTATAAAGTGATTTTTGCTGAAAACTCAAAAATTGCAAAGATTTATGGTAAAAGTTTTGCATTCGAGCGTCATCGTCACCGTTTTGAAGTTGTTAAAAAATATTTAGATAAGTTAGAAAATTCTGATTTTAGTTTTAGTGGAAGAGATTCGATAACTGATTTAATCGAAGTTTGTGAGTCAAAATCACATATTTTCTACATTGGTGTGCAATATCATCCTGAATTTGTGGCACGACCACTCGATCCACATCCGCTTTTTAATAGTTTTTTAAAGGCAATTATTGAAAAAGTTGACTAA
- the pgsA gene encoding CDP-diacylglycerol--glycerol-3-phosphate 3-phosphatidyltransferase codes for MKKKIKIKFYFVNSLTFFRIVAALIIASFLYFFSKINNFYLFYTSFVVFILASLSDLFDGFLARKWKIVSEFGKVFDPITDKILTTTTFFFLAYLSLVPWGFVLIFILRDVIVDGIRIFLAKKNINVAANFWGKSKTVLQIIAISIIFIGYSISVEFYDKNFYNKHFYLFNLGVIISAFIAIVSGLFYISPITKLAKDKIAS; via the coding sequence ATGAAAAAAAAGATAAAAATCAAATTTTATTTCGTTAATTCTTTAACATTTTTCCGAATAGTTGCAGCATTAATAATTGCTTCTTTTCTTTATTTTTTTAGCAAAATAAACAATTTCTACCTTTTCTATACTTCGTTTGTTGTTTTTATACTTGCTAGCCTTTCTGATTTATTTGATGGTTTTCTTGCAAGAAAATGGAAAATTGTCTCTGAATTTGGTAAAGTTTTTGATCCGATTACCGATAAAATTTTAACAACAACAACCTTTTTCTTTTTAGCGTATTTATCTTTAGTGCCATGAGGTTTTGTGCTAATTTTTATTCTAAGAGATGTTATTGTCGATGGAATAAGAATCTTTTTAGCCAAAAAAAATATCAATGTTGCTGCCAATTTTTGGGGAAAATCAAAAACTGTTTTACAAATTATCGCAATTTCGATAATTTTTATAGGTTATTCAATTAGTGTCGAATTTTACGACAAAAACTTCTATAACAAACACTTCTATTTATTTAATTTAGGGGTAATTATTTCTGCTTTCATCGCAATAGTTTCAGGACTTTTTTATATAAGTCCAATTACAAAACTAGCAAAAGATAAAATTGCAAGTTAG
- the trmD gene encoding tRNA (guanosine(37)-N1)-methyltransferase TrmD gives MKINILTIFPRYFDVFVSESIIGKAIKENKITINVVNFRDFSENKHQKVDDYVYGGGPGLLLQVQPVVAALEKVGGIKIALSPQGKKFDQNIARKLASEPEITLLCGHYEGFDQRIIDNFIDFELSIGDFILTGGEIAAMAIMDAIIRLKPNVINLDSLKNETFNDFLLDYPQYSRPANFRGLLVPEVLISGNHKEIELWRQKQREVITQKKRPDLWEKFLKLKASK, from the coding sequence ATGAAAATTAATATTTTAACAATATTTCCTCGTTATTTTGATGTTTTTGTTTCTGAATCAATTATTGGAAAAGCAATAAAAGAAAATAAAATAACGATAAATGTTGTTAATTTTCGTGATTTTAGCGAAAATAAGCACCAAAAAGTTGATGATTACGTCTATGGTGGCGGACCTGGTTTGCTTTTACAAGTTCAACCTGTTGTTGCTGCCCTGGAAAAAGTTGGTGGTATAAAAATCGCATTAAGCCCTCAAGGTAAAAAGTTTGATCAAAATATTGCTAGAAAATTAGCAAGCGAACCTGAAATTACACTTTTATGTGGTCATTATGAAGGTTTTGATCAAAGAATTATTGATAATTTTATTGATTTTGAATTATCAATAGGTGATTTTATTTTAACGGGCGGTGAAATTGCGGCAATGGCAATAATGGATGCGATAATCCGTTTAAAACCCAATGTAATAAATTTAGATTCTTTAAAAAATGAAACTTTCAATGATTTTTTGCTAGATTATCCACAATATTCCCGTCCAGCGAATTTTCGCGGACTTTTGGTTCCAGAAGTTTTAATTTCAGGAAATCATAAAGAAATTGAATTGTGACGGCAAAAACAGAGAGAAGTAATTACTCAAAAAAAGCGACCTGATTTGTGGGAAAAATTTTTAAAATTAAAAGCAAGTAAATAA
- a CDS encoding MHJ_0274 family protein, whose amino-acid sequence MIDTNLIVVIALLITFLVGFFSYSFISNKFKLRKLKEEKEELKQLTNKTLAIFLARIIIIIEKNNDLVDNFVVGNKLKMSDVNNVAKTHLQSLQKDPIVAQILKSGYETERIFFDNLALLANSKSNLWKKRNAVEIKYFSDFAIYLKDFDKTILVFFNEEKNQFLKYYHSLIIDLKKGNLKNEEIIKLCDNYLETHRVPLNIKKLPFWKKWKKR is encoded by the coding sequence ATGATTGATACTAATTTAATTGTTGTAATCGCCTTACTTATAACTTTCCTTGTTGGTTTTTTTTCTTATAGTTTTATTTCTAACAAATTTAAATTGCGAAAACTGAAAGAGGAAAAAGAAGAACTAAAACAGTTAACCAATAAAACCTTGGCAATTTTTTTAGCACGTATCATAATAATTATTGAAAAAAACAATGATTTAGTCGATAATTTTGTTGTCGGAAACAAATTAAAAATGTCCGATGTTAACAATGTTGCCAAAACTCATCTCCAATCTTTACAAAAAGATCCAATTGTTGCCCAAATTCTTAAATCAGGTTATGAAACTGAAAGAATTTTTTTTGACAATTTAGCATTATTAGCAAATAGTAAATCTAATTTATGAAAAAAACGCAATGCTGTTGAAATTAAGTATTTTTCAGATTTTGCCATTTACCTAAAAGATTTTGATAAGACAATTTTGGTTTTTTTTAATGAAGAAAAAAACCAATTTCTTAAATATTATCATTCTTTAATTATTGATTTAAAAAAAGGCAATCTTAAAAATGAAGAAATTATCAAACTATGTGATAATTATTTAGAAACTCACCGAGTTCCGTTAAATATAAAAAAATTACCATTTTGAAAAAAATGAAAAAAAAGATAA